From the Kitasatospora atroaurantiaca genome, the window CAAGCGCGTCGGCGACCAGGCCGGTGCGCATGTGATCGGCGATGGACCAGCCCACGACCTTCCGGCTGAAGCAGTCCAGCACGGTCGCCAGGTAGAGGAACTCCCCGTCCGCCAACGGCAGATACGTGATGTCGCCCATGTACTTGCGTCCCGGCTCCGGCGCGGTGAAGTCCCGCTGGAACAAGTCCGGAACCGTCTGCGCGGCCGGATCCGGGATCGTGGTGCGGACCCTTTTGCGCAGGCGGACACCGGCGATGGAGTACATCCGCATGACGCGGGCGACTCGTTTGTGGTTGACCCGCGCGCCGGACTCGCGCAGTTCCGCGGTCACCCGGGGCGAGCCGTAGGCGCCGCCGGAGACGGCGTGGATGCGGCGTATCTCCTCGGCCAGGAGCCGGTCCTCGCGTTGCCGGACCGCCCTGGCCTGGGCACCGCTCAGCCACTTGTAGTAGCTGGACCGGTTGACGTCCAGGACCTGGCACAGCCGCTTCACCTCGTAGGCGTCCCGGTGGTCGTGGACGAACTGGAAGCGGCTCACCAGTTCGTCTCGCCGGCGAAATACTTGGCCGCCTTGCGGAGTATGTCCCGCTCGGTGGCCAGCTTCCGCTCGCTCGCCTCAAGCTCGGCCACCCGGGCCTCCAACTGCCGGATCCGCTCGTCCGGGTCGGCGGTCGGTGCCGGCTGTCCCGTCCCGGCCGGTGCTGCCTCGCCTGCCCGAGAGGCGGTGGGGGCGACGCCACGGCGTTCGCGGTCCCGCAGCACCCACTCCGAATCGTCGCCCTGTTGATACCCAGGTCAGCGGCGATGCTCTTGTAGGTCGCCCCGGGCGTGGACTCGTACAGGGCCACGGCATCGGCCTTGAACTCGTCCGAGTAGTCCTTCATCGCCATCGGCGGTGTTCTCGCTTCCTCCGAATCAAGCAGATCCAGTATCAGCGTGTCCACCAGTCAGGGCGAAGGCCCCTGCAACTGAGCGACGGGCCTCGAACCCGCACTATTTAAAGATCGCCAACGGCATCAGTCTTGTGGAACGGTCACGCTGGGTGCTGTAGAACCTGTGTGATTGGGTGCCCGAAGAGTCATGGGGAGATCGATGCGCGAGCCCGATCCGAAGCCGTACTGGAACACGAACGTCGCCCGGCACCCCGACATCCTCCGAGCTGTTCCCGAGGTGTGCGGCGATGCGCTGGATGTCGGCTCCGGGGACGGACTGCTGGCGCGGAAACTGGCCGGGCGAGCGAAGCGGGTGACCGGGATCGACAAGTCACCTGAGATGATCGCCTGCTCACGCAAGCTTGCCGCGGGCCACCCGACCCTCGCTTTCATCGAGGGAGACTTCCTCACAGCCGACCTCCCCGCCGGGAGCTTCGACTTCATCTGCTCGGTGACCACGGTCCATCACATGGACTTCGAGGCGGCGCTCACTCGCATGAGCGAGCTGCTGCGGCCCGGCGGCACGTTGGTTGTGGTCGGCCTGGCCCGCGAGGCGAGCGTGGCGGACTGGGCAGCGGTGATCGCGGCGGCCCCGGTCGTACGGATCACGAAGGTGCTACGTCGTGCGCGCGGCCCAGAGGGGATGCCCGTCGCCGACCCACAGATGAGCTACGGGGAGGTGCGGGCCGCCGCGCGTCGGCTGCTGCCCGGCATGCGTTACCGCCGGCATGTGCTCCGCCGGTACTCGGTGGCCTGGGAGAAACCGCCTTCTGAACCGGCTGATTGTTTCTGACAGGGTGTTGGGGGGTGGCACACCTGCCGCGGCGCGGTCACGGAGCGTCAGGCGAGAAGGACTCGCTTTCGCAAGAGCGGGAAGCCAGCACGTCCGAACATTTGTCGTTTCAGCATCTTGATCCTGTTGACGGCTCCTTCTACGGGGCCAGAGTTCCAGTGGCTGGTCAGTCCGGCTTCGACGGCGTCGTAGTCGCTGTTCAGGCCGGCCGCGAAGGTGCTGATCCCGGGCAGGCCCGAGGTGATGGCTTCGGTGATCCAGTCGGTGAGGCGTTCGCCGTCCAGGAGGGTGAGCATCTCGGCGAAGGAGGTGACCAGGCGGGCGGCGGTGTCCAGTTCGGGGCAGTGGGCGAGGACGGCCTTGCGCTGGACTTCTTCATCGAGAGTGAGGGCGGCGGGGTGGCGAGTGAGCCAGCCGGTCCGTGCCTACCTGCGCCGACGCGGCATCCGCTGCACCATCCCGGTCAAGGCCGACCAGGCACGTAACCGCAAGAAGCTGGGCTCTCGCGGCGGCCGGCCGCCCAGATTCGACGCCGAGGACTACAAGGCTCGGCATGCGGTCGAGTGCGGCATCAACCGACTTAAAAGGCACAGGGCAGTGGCCACGAGATGCGACAAGCTCTCCGTCCGCTACGAGGCGACTGTGCTGGTCGCAGCCGTGAACGAGTGGCTGTGACCAGCACCGTCGCAACGGCCCTCAGACGACGTCGAATTCGTTGCCCTCGGGGTCCTGCATGGCGGCGGCGTAGAGCCCCGTGTCCGGCTCATCCTTGATCCGCAGCACGGTGGCACCAGCTTTAACCAGCCGTTCCACCGTAGCCTTGACCCGCTGTGTGCGGACGTCCAGTGGGACGTCACGGCCTCCACCAACCTTCAGGTCGAAGTGCCACCGGTTCTTGGCGACCTTCGGCTCTGGAACCTGCTGGAACCACACCCTCGGTCCACGTCCCGCGGGATCGATGATCGACTCCGGAATATCCCCGGCACCGGCCGGCAATTCTGCCTCGGGCACCCCCACCGCCGCCCAGTAAGCACGCCACGTGGCGTGCCCGCCCGGCGGAGGCTCAGGCACGTAGCCCAGGGCCTCGGCCCAGAAAGTCACCATTCTCTGCGGATCGGAGCAGTCGATCGTCAGCTGCACTGTCATCTCCATGCTCGGAGCATCCCAGGCAGGTCTGACAGACGATCCGCTTTCGCAACAGGCCTTAGCTTGATCTTTAACCTGTGCGGCGGGGGCGAGGGTTGTTGGACTTCTTCGTCTTCCACCTACCGGCCCGGCGAGCTGGCCCAGTGCGACCTGTGGTTCCCGCCGGTCGACATCCCACTCGGCTACGGACAGAGCGGCCGCCCGCCGGTCAGTGGGGCGCAGTGCCGGTCCACGATCAAGTGGTGCTTGGAGCCTGGACGTGCGGGCCGTCGATCGCGCAATCGTCGGGGGCCAGGCCGCCGTTCGCCCTCAACTCGGTGAGCATGACCTCGTGCAGCCGCGGCCAGACCCCGGCCTCGGTCCAGTCCCGCAGCCGATGGTCGGCTCTTCGCTGCGCGGTTCCCAGATCGTGCTGGGCCGAGTGGTCGTGACCACAGGCAAGGAATTCGAGTTGTCCTACCTACTGCCCCAGGAGAGGTCAACTATGTTCGAACATGAAAGGAGCCGCACGCGTCGAGTGTGGCAGCCGCAGTCGGAGGCGGTGCTGCGCAGCCCGGCGACCGACACGGAGCCCGAAATGGCACCACCGGTCGTGCACGAGGTGCTTGCAGCCGCCGGTGAGCGGCTGGACGAGGAGACCGCGGCCACCATGGGCGCGCGGTACGGCAGGGATTTCAGCCAGGTCCGCGTGCACGCCGATGCCAGGGCCGGGGAGTCCGCCGATGCGGTCGGCGCCCGTGCCTACACGGTGGGCAATCACATCGTGTTCGCCGACGGCGCCTACGCCCCGCAGACAGAGCAGGGCAGCCACCTTCTCGCCCACGAGCTCATCCACACGCTGCAGCAGCCACTGGCCGGTCCGGCGGCGACCTCGGCGAGCCTGCCTGTGGGTGCACCGACCGACCCTGCCGAGCGGGAAGCCGAGACCAACGCCGGGCTGGCGAACGGTGGGGCGACGGTCGACCTGACGGCTGGTGTCCACGGGGCGGCGCTGCGGCGGCAGACGCCGCCGTCCGGTGGTATGCGGCCGGCGCACGCCCGGGGATTCGGCGGCGAGCAGGCTATGGGTTTCGCCTATCCGCAGGAGGAGTGGATCTTTCTCGGCGGTCCTAGTGGTGCGGCCGGACACGGGGTGACCACGAGCGGTTTCGACGGTGTGGCGGTGCGCACCGGCGGACCGTTGGAGATTCACCTGCTGGACAACAAGTCCTTGGCCCGGCAGGGGAACGTGTCCAGTGCCACCGCGCTGACGACGAACCTGCAGCGCAACATCGGCGACCTGACCACCCTGGTGGCCGAGCCCCGATTCGACGATGTGCCGCGCATCGGCGAGATTCGCACAGCCCTGTCCGCCGCGCGTACGGCGTTGCAGACCGGCCAGCGCCTGCCGGGCTCCGTCAGGCTGATCGTCACCAACGCGGGTGGCAGGTCCACCGGTGTGACAGGCACCCTTGCCAACCAGGGGGTGGAGTTCCGCGACCTCAACCAGCCCGCACCGCGCCCGGCTCCCACAGCCCCGCCCGCGGCTGGCACCCGGTCGACGGGAACCCCACAGGGTGGAACGCGCTCGGCAGAAGGCGAGGCGGGCTCCGGCGGCAGGTCGAGTACCGACGCCAGGGTGGGCACCCCGAGTGAGCCGCCGATCGAGGCCGGGCCGTCACCGAAGGGTACGGCCGCCATCGGGGGTATCTTCGTCGCGTTCCAAGGAATCAACTTCGTGTCGAACCTGATCAACGATCACATCCAGGGCAAGCGGGCACAGCAGGCGCTGGACGCGATCGCACCGGAGGTGGCACGGAACCGTGCTGCCCATCCGAACGCTTTCACGCTGGTGGTCCTCGTCTACAGCCAGGTCGAAGCGCCGAGCGAGAGCCTGATCCAGCCAGGGCCGGTGTTCAGCCACCTGGAGACGGGCAGCGGGGTGACCAAGGACGAGGCCCGCCGGGACTGGCAGCGAACACCGCAGCTGAGGGCGGCCGGCGGCCGTGTGCGGCAGGAGGAGATGTGGATCCCGCCGGTACAGCAGGCCGGCCCGGCGGCGATGGCCAGGCCGTTTCCCAGGGCCGCGCTGGCCACCTTTGCCGTCGGCCGAGCAATCCTGCAGGACGTCGAGTGGGGCGGTCTCACCGGGTTCGACGATGAGGGGACGACCAAGCTCACAGTGCCCGCGGACGTGCAGCCGCGGTTCATCGTGATGCGGGTCCCCTCACCGCTGCGATGGTTCTACGAGGGCGTTCACGACACCGTGATCCCGGTCGAAGAGCGTGCGGCGGCCGAGGGTGGCAGCATTCCGGTGGTCAACCTGGACCCGTCGATGCCTTTCGCCGACGTCTCGGCTGCCTGTGTGTTTCCCGCCGACGACGACACCGCCGCGCTGTTCGCCGCCGGCCCACCCACCCGGGACAACCTCGGTCACCTGCGCGGCCGCGTCAACCTTCAGGAGGCCCGCTGGGTGCGCCCGGAGAATATCCAGGTCCTCGGCCGCTTCACCGACTGATCATTTCAGAATGATCTCCGGAGTCGGCGGAGGCAGATGATGCTGGCCGCCAGTTCCAGCAGGCCCTGTTGGAGGTCGGCTCGGCGCTCGTAGCGGGTGCGGAGCCGTTTGAACTGGTGGAGCCAGGCGAAGGTTCGCTCGACCACCCAGCGGGTCTTGCCGAGTCCGGAGCCGTGAGCGGTGCCGCGACGTGCGATCTGCGGCCTGTTGCGGGGCCGTCCGCGCAGGCCCCGGATGCGGGGTATCGCGTTCAGGAGCGGGATCAACTGCGTGACGTCGTGGCGGTTTCCGCCGGTGAGCGACACGGCCAGCGGGGTGCCGTGCCGGTCCACTATCACGTGGTGCTTGGAGCCTGGACGTGCACGGTCGACGGGCGAAGGGCCGACATTGGTCCCCGCTTTCAGCGTCCTGATGTGGGGGCCGTCGATCGCGCAGTCGTCCATGTCCAGGCTGCCGCTCGCCCTCAGCTCGGTGAGCAGGACCTCGTGCAGGCGTGGCCAAAGGCCGGCCTCGGTCCAGTCCCGCAGCCGACGCCAGCTGGTCACACCGGCACCCGACCAGCCGGGTCGGCACGTCCCGCCAGGCGACGCCCTCGCGCAGCACGTATTCGATGCCGGCCAGGGCCGCCCGGTCCGACACCGGCGACCGGCCCGGATAGCGGTGCCGCCTCACGGGACGTGGCGGCAGCAAGGGGGCTATCCGCTCCCACAGGTCGTCAGGAGCAAGATGGCTTGCCGACGTAGGTGTCGTACACCGGGTGCCCGGCGGTCAGGATGGTCCCCTGAGCGGGCTCGGAGCCTATTGGTGTCGGGCCCGGCCGCTTCCCGTTCTGGTGGCCCGGGCGCCGTGTGGCCTCAGGATGCGGCGAGGACTCTGTCGCAGGCCGAGCACACCTTGCTTTGCCACTTGGGCGGGTACCACGTCGCACCGGGCCGAGGCGCCTTGTAGGGGTTCCTCTGCATCCGGCCGGTGTCCATGCCGCAGAACGTCAGGTCGCCAGGATCCCCGGGTGCGGCGGGGTCGGCCGGCGCCGCATGTACGGCACGCACGCGCTCGACGTAGTCCGTGGTGTCACCCATCGCAGAAGCGCGGACGAGTTCGGGTTCGAGGAGTACGACGATGATCACCAACCCAGTTTCCGGGGTGGCGGTGGCAGCCGCACTTGGTGGCCGCCGTTTGCCGGTGCCTTACCCACCTGTTGCGCGACGCGCACGGTGGCCAGCGCGATGAGGAAGGCCCGCGCCGTATCCAGGCCACCCATGGTCTGCTGGACGGCGGCCCGATCATCTGCGGCACCTGCCAGGCGGAGTTGGAGCGGGCTGAGCTGGTCCACACCGAGTACGGCGCGTGCCCGGAAGAGGCTTCCGCCCGGATGGCCGCGTGTGTTGCCGCCGTGGCCGACGCTCCGTCCTGGCTGCTGATGACCCGCTGGCTGGCGGCCAAGTGGCCGCCACCTCCGCCAGGGCCTACGAACCGCGTACCCAGATCGTCGCCATGGCGACCATGCTCGCCTCGATCCTCGCCGTCACCGCCGCGCTGACCCACGGCCGGCACCTGCACAGGCCACCGCCGCCGCCGAGGCCGATACGGCACGGCGGGAGGAGGCGATACGACAGGCCCGGGCCCGCGAGATGGAGGAGTCTCTGCTCCGCAGGACCGTCGGCATGAACGCCGGCGCTCGCCGACCCCTCCACCCCGGGCGCGATCTGGTCGAGCGCGATGGGGAGGATGTCACCGTCGGCGCCCGGCATGTAGATCGACGTCCCGCGCCCAGCTCACCTTGGCGTCGAGCAGGTGGGTGATCCGGCTGCCGCGGAAGACGTAAGGGGTCAGCACGCCGGCGTGGCGGTGATGAGGATGGTCGAAAACGGCCAGGGGTGCTGCCCGCCTCAGTTCGTTCGGGCTTCAACGGTGTGGGGATTGATCGGGAGCGACCAGCATCAGCGGCAGGGCCCGGCGGCCGAAGGTCGCCGGGCCCTGGTGATCTGTATGGAGCACGTTTGGGCCTGCCGCCGGGGAGACAGGTGTCTGCCCTGCGCGGAGATCTCCTTCTGGCAGGCTGGTCGGGTGACTGGGAATGCAGCGGCGTCCGGTGGCCGGTTTCGAGATCGGCGCGAGCGCAAATTCGGGTATGACTTCCTCGATGAGGTGCTGGTTCGCTGTCCTCGGTGCGATGGCTGTGCTGCCGTCACGCCTCACCCTGGGCCTCTCGCCGATGGGGAAGCCACTGCCTCCGAAACCCAGAACCTTCATCGACGGCTGCGCTGCAAGGAGTGCAGCTTCTTCAAGGATCAGATCGTCGACTCCGCTGTCGTTGGTGCCCCCATCGATCCCTATTTCCAGCGTCCGGTGTGGTTGCAGGCGGACTGCAGCGGCCATGTGCTCTGGGCCTATAACGTGCGCCATCTCGACCTGCTGGATGCCTATGTGGCAGCCAAGCTGCGCGAGCGCGGAGAAGTCATGCCCTGGGCCCCGGCCAGCTTGGTCGAGCGACTGCCCACGTGGTTGAAAGCAGCCAAGAACCGGACCGAGATCCTGCGGACGATCAAGCGCTTGCGGTCCACACTGCCAGCTGACGGGTAGGACCCTCGGGCCTGTCCCCAGCTCGACGTGTGAGCCGGGGACAGACGGAAGGCCTGCTCAGGGAGTCCGCCGCAGAGGGACAACGTCGGTGCGGTGATGGGGCATGGTCGGCCGGGCGGCCTCCGGGGTGGCC encodes:
- a CDS encoding class I SAM-dependent methyltransferase, producing the protein MREPDPKPYWNTNVARHPDILRAVPEVCGDALDVGSGDGLLARKLAGRAKRVTGIDKSPEMIACSRKLAAGHPTLAFIEGDFLTADLPAGSFDFICSVTTVHHMDFEAALTRMSELLRPGGTLVVVGLAREASVADWAAVIAAAPVVRITKVLRRARGPEGMPVADPQMSYGEVRAAARRLLPGMRYRRHVLRRYSVAWEKPPSEPADCF
- a CDS encoding VOC family protein yields the protein MEMTVQLTIDCSDPQRMVTFWAEALGYVPEPPPGGHATWRAYWAAVGVPEAELPAGAGDIPESIIDPAGRGPRVWFQQVPEPKVAKNRWHFDLKVGGGRDVPLDVRTQRVKATVERLVKAGATVLRIKDEPDTGLYAAAMQDPEGNEFDVV
- a CDS encoding DUF4157 domain-containing protein, whose amino-acid sequence is MAPPVVHEVLAAAGERLDEETAATMGARYGRDFSQVRVHADARAGESADAVGARAYTVGNHIVFADGAYAPQTEQGSHLLAHELIHTLQQPLAGPAATSASLPVGAPTDPAEREAETNAGLANGGATVDLTAGVHGAALRRQTPPSGGMRPAHARGFGGEQAMGFAYPQEEWIFLGGPSGAAGHGVTTSGFDGVAVRTGGPLEIHLLDNKSLARQGNVSSATALTTNLQRNIGDLTTLVAEPRFDDVPRIGEIRTALSAARTALQTGQRLPGSVRLIVTNAGGRSTGVTGTLANQGVEFRDLNQPAPRPAPTAPPAAGTRSTGTPQGGTRSAEGEAGSGGRSSTDARVGTPSEPPIEAGPSPKGTAAIGGIFVAFQGINFVSNLINDHIQGKRAQQALDAIAPEVARNRAAHPNAFTLVVLVYSQVEAPSESLIQPGPVFSHLETGSGVTKDEARRDWQRTPQLRAAGGRVRQEEMWIPPVQQAGPAAMARPFPRAALATFAVGRAILQDVEWGGLTGFDDEGTTKLTVPADVQPRFIVMRVPSPLRWFYEGVHDTVIPVEERAAAEGGSIPVVNLDPSMPFADVSAACVFPADDDTAALFAAGPPTRDNLGHLRGRVNLQEARWVRPENIQVLGRFTD